The following are from one region of the Corylus avellana chromosome ca1, CavTom2PMs-1.0 genome:
- the LOC132179959 gene encoding endo-1,3;1,4-beta-D-glucanase-like, translating to MSSSQCFENPPSLSSTCGAGTVQELGGLLTYVTGAPDSKLAILLISDVFGYEAPNLRKLADKVAAAGFLVVVPDFFFGDPIIKLDDPHFDRDSWKKVHNPDKGCEDAKPVIAALKSKGVSAIGAAGFCWGGKVVVKLASSTDIQAAVILHPGQIADNEIDDVKVPIAILGAETDHASPPEQLKQFGEKLSVKSEFDSFVKIFPGVSHGWTVRYNLEDESAVKSAEEAHLDMLNWFTKYVV from the exons ATGTCGAGCTCTCAGTGCTTTGAAAACCCACCAAGCCTGAGCTCCACCTGCGGCGCAGGGACAGTCCAAGAGCTCGGAGGCCTTCTAACCTACGTCACCGGCGCTCCAGACTCAAAGCTCGCCATCCTTCTCATTTCCGATGTTTTTG GGTATGAAGCACCGAATTTAAG GAAACTTGCGGACAAAGTTGCAGCAGCCGGATTTTTGGTGGTAGTTCCTGATTTTTTCTTTGGTGACCCCATTATTAAGCTTGATGACCCTCACTTTGATCGAGATTCATGGAAAAAAGTTCACAACCCG GATAAAGGATGTGAAGATGCCAAACCTGTGATTGCGGCTCTGAAGAGTAAAGGTGTTTCTGCCATAGGGGCTGCAGGTTTTTGCTGGGGAG GGAAGGTAGTAGTGAAATTAGCAAGTTCAACTGACATTCAGGCTGCAGTTATATTGCATCCTGGTCAGATTGCAGACAATGAAATCGATG ATGTTAAGGTTCCTATTGCTATATTGGGAGCTGAAACTGACCATGCTTCCCCACCGGAACAGTTGAAACAGTTTGGGGAGAAGTTGTCTGTAAAATCTGAG TTCGATAGCTTTGTGAAAATATTTCCTGGCGTGTCTCATGGATGGACAGTGAGGTACAATCTAGAGGATGAATCGGCTGTCAAGAGTGCTGAAGAGGCCCATTTGGACATGTTGAATTGGTTTACCAAATATGTTGTCTAG
- the LOC132179421 gene encoding uncharacterized protein LOC132179421, with product MANGTYGKPINPFDTSVKILNIADEAAAAGFYAVLPDFMHGEPFVLDKPDRPLPVWLKHHSTDKGFEESKTIIEAIKSQGVSAVGTVGYCWGAKVIAELSKYEHLIKAGVSLHPVWVTVDDIKDVKVPIAILGAETDHASPPEQLKQFGEKLSVKSEFDSFVKIFPGVSHGWTVRYNLEDESAVKSAEEAHLDMLNWFTKYVV from the exons atggcAAATGGTACATATGGTAAGCCAATAAACCCATTTGATACCTCTGTCAagattct GAATATTGCAGACGAGGCTGCAGCTGCTGGATTTTATGCAGTGCTTCCTGACTTTATGCATGGAGAGCCCTTTGTGTTGGACAAACCTGATAGGCCTCTACCAGTTTGGTTGAAGCATCATTCAACG GACAAGGGATTTGAGGAGTCAAAGACAATAATAGAAGCTATAAAAAGTCAAGGTGTTTCTGCAGTTGGGACTGTAGGCTATTGCTGGGGTG CCAAGGTTATAGCTGAGCTCTCAAAGTATGAGCATCTTATCAAGGCTGGTGTGTCATTACATCCTGTATGGGTCACTGTGGATGATATCAAAG ATGTTAAGGTTCCGATTGCTATATTGGGAGCTGAAACTGACCATGCTTCCCCACCGGAACAGTTGAAACAGTTTGGGGAGAAGTTGTCTGTAAAATCTGAG TTCGATAGCTTTGTGAAAATATTTCCTGGCGTGTCTCATGGATGGACAGTGAGGTACAATCTAGAGGATGAATCGGCTGTCAAGAGTGCTGAAGAGGCCCATTTGGACATGTTGAATTGGTTTACCAAATATGTTGTCTAG